One genomic window of Candidatus Cloacimonadota bacterium includes the following:
- a CDS encoding ATP-binding cassette domain-containing protein — protein sequence MINVMNLVKEFPKKDGSSFRAVDDLSFSANDGEIVCLLGVNGAGKTTTMRILSTVFKPSSGSANIQGWDILTDPDRVRENLGFLSGDTGLYNRLRVHEFIRYFGRLYSLADTEINQRMDEMAELLDMKDFMDKKIEFLSTGMKQKVSIVRSIIHDPPVMIFDEPTAGLDILTARNIVSFIRSCKERGKCVLFSTHIMREAERLADRIVMIHRGKLLASGSLEELREATQQSDLDDIFVHYVNLTNGEIEVQAHEF from the coding sequence ATGATAAATGTAATGAATCTGGTGAAAGAGTTTCCCAAAAAGGACGGCAGCAGCTTTCGCGCTGTGGATGATCTCAGCTTTAGCGCTAATGACGGTGAAATAGTATGTCTGTTGGGAGTGAACGGAGCGGGGAAAACCACTACCATGCGCATCCTTTCCACAGTCTTCAAACCCAGCTCCGGCAGCGCAAACATCCAGGGTTGGGATATATTAACCGATCCGGACAGGGTACGAGAGAATCTGGGCTTTCTTTCCGGAGATACGGGGCTGTATAACCGCTTGCGGGTGCATGAATTTATCCGCTACTTCGGGCGTCTGTATTCTTTAGCGGATACCGAGATCAACCAGCGTATGGATGAGATGGCGGAACTGCTGGATATGAAAGACTTTATGGACAAAAAGATCGAATTTCTCTCCACCGGTATGAAGCAGAAGGTATCCATCGTCCGCTCCATCATCCACGATCCACCGGTAATGATCTTTGACGAACCCACCGCGGGTCTGGACATCCTGACCGCTCGTAATATTGTGTCCTTTATCCGCAGTTGCAAAGAGCGCGGCAAATGTGTGCTCTTCAGCACTCACATCATGCGGGAGGCAGAGCGGCTGGCAGACAGGATCGTGATGATCCACCGGGGAAAGCTATTGGCCAGCGGCAGTTTGGAAGAGCTGCGGGAAGCTACGCAACAAAGCGATCTGGACGACATCTTTGTGCATTATGTGAATCTGACAAACGGTGAAATCGAGGTACAAGCGCATGAATTTTAA
- a CDS encoding aminomethyl transferase family protein: MKKYGFDFPKSIRKTFLYDLEENWYLPLLAQRKGLALQSVKRSNFGQYDMAVNYLTSVLEEAAAVNKVAIYNIDHMAQIRFKGKDSATLLNRSLGANFVDMKVGGCKYSLLLNEAGGVQDDMIVMRVSEDEFIAVINAGHDITDTVEIEGEKQELIADIDRMMRQKRDGEDVEAEDISDKLVKVDIQGPLSYKLIKEVYGVEVLKNRNNPEKNMSYFSFNEFDRDGEHYYISRTGYTNRWGWELYIPIAKAAEDFKKIVSLALDLGGLLVGLGGRDENRISAGAFGLPLMGQEYDPAHNPINAPLYDAAIDMNKGDFMGKAALQKALAKGVNKRMNIIISEGIVTGRGVYRDGKRIGSVSSSINSPNLSLEQREAIGSKRRNVNDPAGTAAIGLVWLYENQFERDAEGNDIVELDGKPVRIHVEFYREDADRKPSGSPVLGYISQEGVSPATAPKALKAIENL; the protein is encoded by the coding sequence ATGAAAAAGTACGGCTTCGACTTTCCGAAGAGTATCCGCAAGACCTTCCTTTATGATTTGGAAGAGAATTGGTATTTGCCGCTTCTGGCACAGCGCAAGGGATTGGCTTTGCAGAGCGTGAAGCGTAGCAATTTTGGTCAATACGACATGGCAGTGAATTATCTGACCTCGGTGTTGGAAGAGGCTGCCGCAGTGAACAAAGTGGCGATTTACAACATCGACCACATGGCGCAGATCCGTTTTAAGGGCAAGGATAGCGCTACGCTGCTAAACCGCAGTTTGGGCGCAAATTTCGTCGATATGAAGGTGGGAGGCTGTAAATACAGTCTATTACTCAATGAAGCTGGCGGAGTTCAGGATGATATGATCGTGATGCGGGTGTCGGAAGATGAATTTATCGCGGTGATCAATGCCGGTCACGACATCACGGACACTGTGGAAATTGAGGGCGAAAAGCAGGAATTGATCGCCGATATCGACCGCATGATGCGTCAAAAGCGGGATGGGGAAGATGTGGAGGCGGAGGATATCTCCGACAAATTGGTAAAAGTGGACATCCAGGGTCCGCTTTCTTATAAATTGATCAAAGAGGTTTACGGTGTAGAGGTACTGAAGAACCGCAACAATCCTGAAAAGAACATGAGTTACTTCAGTTTCAACGAGTTTGACCGTGACGGCGAGCATTACTACATCAGCCGCACCGGCTATACAAACCGTTGGGGTTGGGAGCTTTACATCCCGATAGCCAAAGCAGCGGAAGATTTTAAGAAGATCGTGAGCCTGGCTTTGGATCTGGGCGGACTGCTGGTAGGCCTGGGCGGTAGAGACGAGAACCGCATTTCAGCGGGAGCCTTCGGTTTGCCGCTGATGGGTCAGGAATATGATCCCGCCCACAATCCCATAAATGCCCCCCTCTATGATGCCGCCATCGACATGAATAAGGGCGATTTTATGGGCAAGGCTGCTTTACAAAAAGCCTTGGCCAAGGGCGTGAACAAACGCATGAACATCATCATCAGCGAAGGCATAGTGACTGGCCGCGGAGTATATCGGGACGGCAAGCGCATCGGTAGTGTTAGCTCCAGTATCAATTCCCCTAATCTCAGTTTGGAACAGCGTGAAGCCATCGGTTCCAAGCGCAGGAATGTAAATGATCCTGCCGGTACTGCCGCAATCGGGCTGGTGTGGCTGTACGAGAACCAATTTGAACGCGATGCCGAAGGCAATGACATAGTGGAACTGGATGGAAAACCGGTGCGAATCCATGTGGAATTCTATCGTGAAGATGCCGATCGCAAGCCATCCGGCAGCCCTGTTTTGGGCTACATCAGTCAGGAAGGGGTGAGCCCCGCTACTGCTCCCAAAGCGCTGAAAGCAATCGAGAACTTGTAA